Proteins encoded by one window of Bradyrhizobium sp. B097:
- the asd gene encoding archaetidylserine decarboxylase (Phosphatidylserine decarboxylase is synthesized as a single chain precursor. Generation of the pyruvoyl active site from a Ser is coupled to cleavage of a Gly-Ser bond between the larger (beta) and smaller (alpha chains). It is an integral membrane protein.), which translates to MTVKGLISAFTQQEDLNFLLTNRIPRAAITRFMGWFSKVENPLVRDASIACWKLFSDLDLSEAKKTEFKSLHDCFTRELKPGLRPAAADPAIIASPSDAIIGAHGRIEDGQLFQVKGAPYSLLDLVGDPALVEQHRNGRFVTLRLTSSMYHRFHAPYDLAIDKVTFIHGDVWNVNPIALKRIERLFCKNERAVLRAKLPTGEALTLVPVAAILVASLRLHFLDVTLNAQSRGPVDFPCDAHVKKGDELGWFEHGSTIIVLAPGNFEFCDNVAEGTRIKCGEPLLKKPTN; encoded by the coding sequence ATGACAGTCAAGGGCCTGATCTCGGCATTCACCCAGCAGGAAGACCTCAATTTCCTGCTAACCAACCGGATTCCGCGGGCGGCGATCACCCGCTTCATGGGCTGGTTCTCCAAGGTCGAGAACCCCCTGGTGCGCGACGCCTCGATCGCCTGCTGGAAGCTGTTCTCCGACCTCGATCTGTCCGAGGCGAAGAAGACCGAATTCAAGAGTTTGCACGATTGCTTTACCCGCGAGCTCAAGCCCGGCCTGCGCCCCGCGGCTGCCGATCCCGCCATCATCGCGAGCCCGTCGGATGCGATCATCGGCGCGCATGGGCGGATCGAGGACGGGCAGTTGTTCCAGGTCAAGGGCGCGCCTTACTCGCTGCTCGATCTGGTTGGCGATCCCGCGCTGGTGGAGCAGCACAGGAACGGCCGCTTCGTCACGCTGCGGCTGACCTCGAGCATGTATCACCGCTTCCATGCGCCGTACGATCTTGCGATCGACAAGGTCACGTTCATTCATGGCGACGTCTGGAACGTCAATCCGATCGCGCTGAAGCGGATCGAGCGGCTGTTCTGCAAGAACGAGCGCGCGGTGCTGCGCGCGAAGCTTCCAACCGGCGAGGCGCTGACACTGGTTCCGGTCGCCGCCATCCTGGTGGCGAGCCTCCGCCTGCATTTCCTCGACGTCACGCTGAACGCGCAGTCGCGCGGCCCGGTGGATTTCCCCTGTGACGCGCATGTCAAGAAGGGCGACGAACTCGGCTGGTTCGAGCACGGCTCGACCATCATCGTGCTCGCGCCCGGCAATTTCGAATTCTGCGACAATGTCGCGGAGGGAACGCGGATCAAATGCGGCGAGCCGCTGTTGAAAAAGCCTACGAACTGA
- a CDS encoding NUDIX domain-containing protein: MARTPVLAAGGIVLRRDAPQCFAVVRLRKRNEWVLPKGKLDDGETPRAAAEREVLEETGHDVEVHEFLGTLVYDSGGRSKVVHYWRMDAGGKPVRALMSDVREVDWLPLDEALDRLSRGYERAFLENVGPIALQAAANAERERRARARAAAAERRRVQLAEDEPVAGAPVVIDTPANPEAPAGAEIPAVAEASVGTEVTVDAEMPVVVDAPAPAEVPVMAEMSDIAGAPAADASEKSPSSARQIAPVATAVQPIPRKNLIERVRDWLRRAA; the protein is encoded by the coding sequence ATGGCGCGGACGCCTGTTCTGGCGGCGGGAGGCATTGTGCTGCGGCGGGACGCACCGCAGTGCTTCGCCGTCGTGCGCCTGCGCAAGCGCAATGAGTGGGTGCTGCCCAAGGGCAAGCTCGACGATGGCGAGACGCCGCGCGCGGCCGCCGAGCGCGAGGTGCTGGAGGAAACCGGCCACGACGTCGAGGTGCACGAATTCCTCGGCACGCTGGTCTATGATTCAGGCGGCCGTTCCAAGGTGGTGCATTACTGGCGCATGGATGCCGGCGGCAAGCCGGTGCGCGCGTTGATGAGCGACGTCAGAGAAGTCGACTGGCTGCCGCTCGATGAAGCGCTCGATCGCCTGTCGCGCGGCTATGAACGTGCGTTCCTGGAGAATGTCGGCCCGATCGCGTTGCAGGCCGCGGCGAACGCCGAGCGCGAGCGGCGCGCGCGTGCGCGGGCCGCCGCTGCAGAGCGACGACGCGTGCAGCTTGCCGAAGACGAGCCGGTCGCTGGCGCGCCGGTGGTCATCGATACGCCTGCAAACCCTGAAGCTCCCGCTGGCGCAGAGATACCGGCGGTCGCTGAAGCGTCCGTGGGCACTGAAGTGACCGTGGATGCCGAGATGCCCGTCGTCGTCGACGCGCCGGCGCCCGCTGAGGTGCCGGTCATGGCGGAGATGTCCGATATTGCGGGGGCGCCGGCGGCGGATGCATCCGAAAAATCGCCGTCATCCGCGCGCCAAATCGCGCCCGTTGCCACGGCCGTGCAGCCTATCCCGCGCAAGAACCTGATCGAGCGCGTACGTGACTGGCTGCGCCGCGCGGCCTGA
- a CDS encoding winged helix-turn-helix domain-containing protein — protein sequence MLLCARQEVALQPRVFDLLVYLVHHRDRVVSKDELLEAVWPDVTVTDNSLQRAVSSLRAALRKGGMEGAIRNLPGKGYRLFVDSEIRQPERIDPKQVDDAVGAIGLARRAAAGQLWLQAATLFASADEDGRLNAEDLHQWALALQCLGRTAATIPILVRAVAARSEAGDAAGAAVDAIALSGLHFESGQAAIGKGWLARAEDWASRLDDPPTTALLLWMKSKLAAFDGEPEQALALADTAYTAVRYKDALNIEALSLAYRGFYRLCLGDTHGGLADQDHAAAVALSSTNLDPIMGGSLYCNILWAARMFGDWARADQWTRSYQNFCSSSGMELTGSCQLHRSEVLGIRGSLDEALARIQDALARLTSDAPWSMGDANRVLGDILSAIGNDDAALEAYDRAYTMGWCPEPGRAMLLLARGEAEAAHASLERSLIGKTWWTLQRRGILLAHLALVAAHTHRSGQAKALICELSGSPDRWPMPSIRALTNEAQAILALSRQDHEAAMRHLHLARQLWSSIEGRVQIVRLRLQISRLELERGDVRGAAAEVHAAQLLANELGSPKRVAECLALQRDIDAWQPTARRQMCG from the coding sequence GTGCTGCTGTGCGCGCGGCAGGAAGTCGCTTTGCAGCCGCGTGTGTTCGATCTGCTGGTCTACCTTGTCCACCACCGCGACCGGGTCGTCTCCAAAGACGAGTTGCTCGAGGCTGTCTGGCCGGACGTCACGGTCACCGACAACTCGCTGCAGCGGGCGGTGAGTTCGTTGCGCGCCGCGCTGCGCAAGGGCGGCATGGAGGGCGCGATCCGGAATCTGCCGGGCAAGGGATATCGGTTGTTCGTTGATTCCGAGATCAGGCAGCCGGAACGCATTGACCCCAAGCAAGTCGATGACGCCGTCGGTGCAATCGGCCTTGCCCGACGCGCGGCCGCAGGGCAATTGTGGCTGCAGGCAGCCACACTGTTCGCGAGCGCGGATGAAGACGGCCGGCTCAACGCTGAAGACTTGCACCAATGGGCGCTCGCCCTGCAATGCCTCGGCAGGACCGCGGCAACGATTCCGATTCTGGTTCGCGCGGTCGCCGCGCGCAGCGAGGCCGGCGACGCTGCCGGAGCAGCGGTCGACGCCATCGCGCTCTCGGGCCTGCATTTCGAGAGCGGTCAGGCCGCCATCGGAAAAGGTTGGCTCGCGCGCGCGGAAGATTGGGCCTCGAGGCTCGATGATCCTCCGACGACGGCCCTGCTGTTATGGATGAAGTCCAAACTGGCGGCCTTCGATGGCGAGCCGGAACAGGCACTTGCGCTGGCCGACACGGCCTACACCGCCGTCAGATACAAGGACGCGCTCAACATCGAAGCTCTGAGCCTGGCCTATCGCGGCTTCTATCGGCTATGTCTCGGCGACACGCACGGCGGACTGGCCGATCAGGACCATGCCGCCGCGGTCGCACTGTCCAGCACCAACCTGGATCCGATCATGGGCGGCAGCCTCTACTGCAACATTCTCTGGGCAGCCCGGATGTTCGGAGATTGGGCACGGGCCGACCAGTGGACACGGAGTTACCAGAATTTCTGTTCGAGCAGCGGTATGGAACTGACAGGTTCATGCCAGCTGCATCGCTCCGAGGTGCTCGGCATCAGGGGCTCGCTCGACGAAGCGCTGGCTCGGATTCAAGACGCGCTCGCGCGCCTGACCAGCGATGCGCCATGGTCGATGGGCGATGCCAACCGGGTGCTGGGCGACATTCTGTCTGCGATCGGCAATGACGATGCAGCGCTCGAAGCCTACGACAGGGCTTACACGATGGGTTGGTGCCCGGAGCCAGGCCGCGCGATGTTGTTGCTCGCAAGAGGCGAAGCGGAGGCCGCCCATGCGAGCCTCGAACGCAGCTTGATCGGCAAGACCTGGTGGACCCTGCAGCGACGGGGAATCCTGCTCGCACATCTGGCGCTGGTTGCGGCACACACGCATCGGAGCGGCCAGGCCAAGGCATTGATCTGCGAACTTTCCGGAAGTCCGGATCGCTGGCCGATGCCCTCGATCCGCGCGCTCACCAACGAAGCGCAGGCGATCCTCGCGCTTTCCCGGCAGGACCATGAAGCAGCCATGCGACATCTCCATCTCGCCCGCCAGCTGTGGTCCAGCATCGAAGGGCGGGTCCAGATCGTGCGGCTGAGGCTGCAGATTTCCAGGCTCGAGCTGGAGCGCGGCGACGTTCGCGGCGCCGCGGCCGAAGTTCACGCGGCACAGCTTCTGGCAAATGAATTGGGTTCGCCCAAGCGCGTTGCCGAATGTCTTGCCTTGCAGCGCGACATCGACGCCTGGCAGCCGACCGCGCGACGTCAGATGTGCGGGTGA
- a CDS encoding nickel-binding protein produces MELYVIRRPSAWANMGELELAGATSARIGDEQMPDRVRWIRSYVVHEADGRIGTFCIYEARDGDSIRDHARCVGMPGEEFYKVATTVVVRGDPIQPPIAAE; encoded by the coding sequence ATGGAACTCTATGTCATTCGCCGTCCGAGCGCCTGGGCAAACATGGGCGAGCTGGAGCTTGCAGGCGCAACGTCCGCCAGGATCGGCGACGAGCAGATGCCGGACCGCGTCCGCTGGATCCGCAGCTACGTCGTGCATGAGGCAGATGGTCGCATTGGCACTTTCTGCATCTACGAGGCGCGTGACGGTGACTCGATCCGCGATCATGCGCGCTGCGTCGGCATGCCGGGTGAGGAATTCTACAAGGTCGCGACCACAGTGGTGGTGCGTGGCGATCCCATCCAACCGCCCATTGCAGCCGAATGA
- a CDS encoding class I SAM-dependent methyltransferase, whose amino-acid sequence MNVQTKMPTVDLAAVKARQQAAWSSGDYAIVGTTLQIVGETLCEAVDLRSNQMVLDVAAGNGNATLAAARRFADVVSTDYVGALLERGRERAAAERLPVTFQEADAERLPFADASFDVVLSTFGVMFTADQQQAANELRRVCRIGGKIGLASWTPEGFIGQLFKTIGKYVPPAPGVKSPGLWGTEAHLAALFGAQARVDAKRRHFNFRYRSREHFLEIFRTYYGPVLKAFGAIDAVKQQLLAADLFGLMDQFNAARDGTLVIPSEYLEAVITRQG is encoded by the coding sequence ATGAACGTTCAGACCAAAATGCCCACCGTCGATCTCGCCGCCGTCAAGGCGCGCCAGCAAGCCGCCTGGAGCTCGGGAGACTACGCGATCGTCGGCACCACGCTTCAGATCGTCGGCGAAACGCTCTGCGAGGCGGTCGACTTGCGCAGCAATCAAATGGTGCTCGACGTCGCCGCCGGCAACGGCAATGCGACGCTGGCCGCGGCGCGGCGTTTTGCCGACGTGGTCTCGACCGATTACGTCGGAGCGTTGCTCGAGCGCGGCCGCGAGCGTGCGGCCGCGGAGCGGCTGCCGGTTACGTTCCAGGAAGCGGACGCGGAGAGGCTGCCGTTTGCGGATGCGAGCTTCGACGTCGTGCTGTCGACTTTCGGTGTCATGTTCACCGCCGACCAGCAGCAGGCGGCGAATGAATTGCGCCGTGTCTGCCGCATCGGCGGCAAGATCGGCCTTGCGAGCTGGACACCGGAGGGTTTCATCGGCCAGCTGTTCAAGACCATCGGCAAATATGTGCCGCCGGCGCCGGGCGTCAAATCTCCCGGGCTATGGGGCACCGAAGCCCATCTCGCCGCCCTGTTCGGCGCGCAGGCCAGGGTTGACGCCAAACGCAGGCACTTCAATTTCCGGTACAGATCGCGCGAGCATTTCCTCGAGATCTTCCGCACCTATTACGGTCCGGTGTTGAAAGCCTTCGGGGCGATCGATGCCGTCAAGCAGCAACTGCTCGCCGCCGACCTGTTCGGCCTGATGGACCAGTTCAATGCCGCCAGGGATGGAACGCTGGTGATCCCCAGCGAATATCTGGAGGCTGTGATCACCAGGCAGGGTTGA